Proteins encoded in a region of the Zea mays cultivar B73 chromosome 2, Zm-B73-REFERENCE-NAM-5.0, whole genome shotgun sequence genome:
- the LOC100278208 gene encoding uncharacterized protein LOC100278208, whose amino-acid sequence MFTDGMSRLAVAVSVTVALSLAIFLTILVLLLADLICAHLRRRRLRADASRSKLGLGLSLAASSPARADAASSSATTALAGTPPFYYAHGVLHAPCTKDLLLAIPRLEGAVWRWSPPTPSSGSSGGGDGFMCISNPVYDRAAAAPGGGDTPPSPLGITEEADAYGYGEEDARGFSPPLSAMRKLPPLGVLAAYPPPPRPSFTDAMPTMAAPVTDTNRASSSSSAYFFSSWSSK is encoded by the coding sequence ATGTTCACGGACGGCATGTCGAGGCTGGCGGTGGCGGTGAGCGTCACGGTGGCGCTCAGCCTGGCCATCTTCCTCACCATCCTGGTGCTCCTCCTCGCGGACCTCATCTGCGCGCACCTCCGGCGCCGGCGGCTCCGCGCCGACGCGTCCCGGTCGAAGCTGGGCCTCGGCCTGTCGCTGGCGGCGTCGTCCCCGGCGCGCGCCGACGCCGCGTCGTCGTCGGCCACGACGGCGCTCGCCGGCACGCCGCCCTTCTACTACGCGCACGGCGTCCTGCACGCGCCCTGCACCAAGGACCTCCTCCTCGCCATCCCCAGGCTGGAGGGCGCCGTGTGGCGGTGGTCGCCGCCGACGCCGTCGTCGGGCTCGTCGGGGGGCGGCGACGGGTTCATGTGCATCTCCAACCCGGTGTACGACCGGGCCGCGGCcgcccccggcggcggggacacgCCGCCGTCGCCGCTCGGGATCACGGAGGAGGCGGACGCGTACGGGTACGGCGAGGAGGACGCCCGCGGGTTCTCGCCGCCGCTGTCGGCGATGAGGAAGCTACCGCCGCTGGGTGTCCTGGCCGCGTACCCCCCACCGCCGCGGCCGAGCTTCACCGATGCCATGCCGACAATGGCAGCACCGGTGACCGACACCAACCGGGCCTCCTCCTCTTCGTCCGCCTACTTTTTCTCTTCGTGGTCGTCCAAGTAA